A part of Tardiphaga sp. vice304 genomic DNA contains:
- a CDS encoding cytochrome c-type biogenesis protein: MRYFCQVLLLLSIAFAAPAYAVQPDEILANPAQESRARELSRELRCMVCQNQSIDDSDAPLARDLRLLVRERITAGDSNSQVMDFLVARYGEFVLLKPRFELQTLLLWLLTPVLLLGGGVALWRSYRRRPVVETGADGTPLTLTADEEARLERVLGGEAEKQS; encoded by the coding sequence ATGCGATATTTTTGTCAAGTCCTGCTGTTGCTATCCATCGCGTTCGCGGCCCCCGCTTACGCCGTGCAGCCCGACGAGATCCTCGCCAATCCCGCGCAGGAATCCCGCGCCCGCGAATTGTCGCGCGAGCTGCGCTGCATGGTGTGCCAGAACCAGTCGATCGACGATTCCGATGCGCCTTTGGCGCGCGACCTGCGCCTGCTGGTACGCGAGCGGATCACCGCCGGTGACAGCAACAGCCAGGTGATGGATTTCCTGGTCGCGCGCTACGGCGAGTTCGTGTTGCTGAAGCCGCGCTTCGAACTGCAGACGCTGTTGCTGTGGCTGCTGACCCCGGTGCTGCTGCTGGGTGGCGGCGTGGCGCTGTGGCGCAGCTACCGGCGCCGCCCCGTGGTCGAGACCGGCGCCGACGGTACGCCGCTGACGCTCACTGCCGACGAGGAAGCCCGCCTGGAGCGGGTGCTGGGCGGCGAGGCGGAAAAGCAGTCCTAG
- a CDS encoding uridine kinase — protein MPQRIDLLAAIASMAAEAAPDRIARIAIDGVDGAGKTTFADELADIVRDLDRPVIRASVDRFHNPKEVRYAQGRQSPIGFFEDSYNYTLLKQYLLTPLGPSGSGRYCVAAFDLHSDTGVPFAAQDAPPGSILLLDGIFLHRPELRRCWDASIFLRVDFAVSIARNAIRDGTSPDPLAASNRRYVEGQRIYLSTCAPETHATVVVDNNDLAAPAIVDPASRERGAT, from the coding sequence ATGCCGCAACGTATTGACCTGCTCGCCGCGATCGCCAGCATGGCAGCAGAGGCCGCACCGGACAGGATAGCGCGGATCGCCATCGACGGCGTCGACGGCGCAGGGAAGACAACCTTTGCAGACGAGCTTGCCGATATCGTGCGCGATCTAGACAGGCCCGTCATCAGGGCGTCCGTCGATCGCTTTCACAACCCGAAGGAGGTTCGCTATGCGCAAGGCAGGCAGTCCCCGATCGGATTTTTCGAGGATTCGTATAACTATACTTTATTGAAGCAATATCTTCTGACCCCGCTCGGTCCCAGCGGCAGCGGCCGATACTGCGTCGCGGCGTTCGATCTCCACTCTGACACAGGCGTCCCATTCGCCGCGCAGGACGCTCCTCCTGGATCGATTCTGTTACTGGACGGCATCTTTCTGCATCGGCCGGAGTTACGCCGCTGTTGGGACGCGTCGATCTTCCTGCGTGTCGATTTTGCGGTCTCAATTGCACGCAACGCGATCAGGGACGGCACCTCCCCGGATCCGTTGGCCGCCTCCAATCGTAGATACGTGGAAGGGCAAAGGATCTATTTGAGCACATGCGCGCCGGAGACCCATGCCACCGTGGTCGTGGACAACAACGATCTTGCAGCGCCCGCGATCGTAGATCCAGCATCCAGGGAGCGTGGTGCGACCTAG
- a CDS encoding ABC-F family ATP-binding cassette domain-containing protein has protein sequence MIRLDNISKQNGHQILFIEASAALLKGEKIGLVGPNGAGKTTLFRMITGRELPDEGQVVVERNVSIGYFSQDVGEMEGRSAVAEVMNGVGPVSEVATELKALETAMGDPDRIDEMDAIIERYGEVQARFEELDGYALEGRAREVLSGLSFSQEMMDGDVGKLSGGWKMRVALAQILLRRPDVMLLDEPSNHLDLESLIWLEQFLKGYEGALLMTSHDREFINRIINKVVEIDGGGLTTYGGNYEFYEQQRALAEKQQQAQFERQQAMLAKEISFIERFKARASHAAQVQSRVKKLDKIERVVPPKRRQAVSFDFLPAPRSGEDVVSLKNVHKGYGSRTIYEGLDFSIRRRERWAVMGINGAGKSTLLKLVTGTTVPDDGQVALGGSVKMGYFAQHAMELLDGERTVFQSLEDAFPQAGQGSLRALAGCFGFSGDDVEKRCRVLSGGEKARLVMALMLFDPPNFLVLDEPTNHLDLATKEMLITALSQYEGTMLFVSHDRHFLAALSNRVLELTPDGIHQYGGGYTEYVARSGQEAPGLRS, from the coding sequence ATGATCCGTCTCGACAATATCTCCAAGCAGAATGGCCATCAGATCCTGTTCATCGAGGCCTCCGCGGCACTACTGAAGGGCGAGAAGATCGGGCTGGTCGGCCCCAACGGCGCCGGCAAGACCACTTTGTTCCGCATGATTACCGGCCGCGAGCTGCCCGACGAGGGCCAGGTCGTGGTCGAGCGCAATGTCTCGATCGGCTATTTCAGCCAGGACGTCGGCGAGATGGAAGGCCGCAGCGCGGTCGCCGAGGTGATGAACGGCGTGGGCCCGGTCAGCGAGGTCGCCACCGAGCTGAAGGCGCTGGAAACGGCGATGGGCGATCCCGACAGGATCGACGAGATGGACGCCATCATCGAACGCTACGGCGAGGTGCAGGCGCGCTTCGAGGAGCTCGATGGCTATGCGCTGGAAGGCCGCGCCCGCGAAGTGTTGTCGGGTCTTTCGTTCAGCCAGGAGATGATGGACGGCGACGTCGGCAAATTGTCCGGCGGCTGGAAGATGCGTGTGGCGCTGGCGCAGATCCTGCTGCGGCGGCCCGACGTGATGCTGCTCGACGAGCCTTCCAACCATCTCGATCTCGAAAGCCTGATCTGGCTCGAACAGTTCCTGAAAGGTTATGAAGGCGCGCTCTTGATGACCTCGCATGACCGCGAGTTCATCAACCGCATCATCAACAAGGTGGTCGAGATCGACGGCGGCGGGCTGACCACCTATGGCGGCAACTACGAGTTCTACGAGCAGCAGCGCGCGCTGGCCGAAAAGCAGCAGCAGGCGCAGTTTGAGCGCCAGCAGGCGATGCTGGCGAAGGAGATCTCCTTCATCGAGCGCTTCAAGGCGCGCGCCTCCCATGCCGCCCAGGTGCAGAGCCGCGTCAAGAAGCTCGACAAGATCGAGCGCGTGGTGCCGCCGAAGCGACGGCAGGCGGTGTCGTTCGACTTCCTGCCGGCGCCGCGCTCTGGCGAGGACGTCGTCAGCCTGAAGAACGTCCACAAGGGCTATGGTAGCCGCACGATTTATGAAGGACTGGACTTCTCGATCCGCCGCCGCGAGCGCTGGGCGGTGATGGGGATCAACGGTGCCGGCAAGTCGACGCTGTTGAAGCTGGTGACCGGGACGACCGTGCCCGATGACGGCCAGGTGGCGCTCGGCGGCAGCGTCAAGATGGGCTATTTCGCGCAGCACGCCATGGAGCTGCTGGACGGCGAGCGCACCGTGTTCCAGTCGCTGGAAGATGCGTTTCCGCAGGCCGGGCAGGGCTCCTTGCGTGCGCTGGCCGGCTGCTTCGGCTTTTCCGGCGACGACGTCGAGAAGCGCTGCCGCGTATTGTCAGGCGGCGAGAAGGCGCGGCTTGTGATGGCGCTGATGCTGTTCGATCCGCCGAATTTTCTGGTGCTCGACGAGCCGACCAACCATCTCGATCTCGCCACCAAGGAAATGCTGATCACGGCGTTGTCGCAATATGAGGGCACCATGCTGTTCGTCTCGCATGACCGCCACTTCCTCGCCGCCCTCTCCAACCGCGTGCTGGAGCTGACGCCCGACGGCATCCACCAGTACGGCGGTGGGTATACGGAATATGTAGCTAGGAGCGGCCAGGAAGCACCGGGGCTGCGCAGCTAG
- a CDS encoding Do family serine endopeptidase: MTDQTPDFNQMPSYKPVRRPLFAARKIALMASVVAGLGVAAYGLSPAPHDVFSTAAHAQVDKQVKAQAAAPVGFADIVERVKPSVISVKVNMKEKVSSREDGNGGNEDSPFQPGSPMERFFKRFGQDGMPPGMRGAPRGGGRGGVVSGQGSGFFVSADGFAVTNNHVVDGADKVEVTTDGGQTYTAKVIGTDPRTDLALIKVEGGSNFPFAKLSETKPRIGDWVLAVGNPFGLGGTVTSGIVSASGRDIGSGPYDDFIQIDAAVNKGNSGGPAFDTSGEVMGVNTAIYSPSGGSVGIAFSIPASTVQTVITQLKDKGSVSRGWIGVQIQPVTQDIADSLGLKKAEGALVAEPQADGPAAKAGIQSGDVITAVNGTPVKDARELARTIGGFAPGNSVKINVLQKGQDKVLTLTLGQLPNTVEAKADLDQGDRGNSSRGTNEPRLGLTVAPSSSVAGAGRDGVVVTEVDPKSPAAERGFKEGDVILEVAGKNVTSPGDVREAIVAARNDNKNSVLIRVRSGGSSRFVAVPLAKG, from the coding sequence ATGACCGACCAGACGCCCGATTTCAACCAGATGCCTTCCTACAAGCCGGTCCGCCGCCCGCTGTTCGCTGCGCGAAAAATTGCGCTGATGGCCTCCGTGGTGGCCGGCCTCGGCGTTGCCGCCTATGGCCTGAGCCCGGCGCCGCACGACGTCTTTTCGACCGCAGCGCATGCGCAGGTCGACAAGCAGGTCAAGGCGCAGGCTGCGGCTCCGGTCGGCTTTGCCGACATCGTCGAGCGCGTCAAACCGTCGGTGATCTCGGTCAAGGTCAACATGAAGGAGAAGGTGTCGTCGCGCGAGGACGGCAATGGCGGCAATGAGGATTCGCCGTTCCAGCCGGGTTCGCCGATGGAGCGTTTCTTCAAGCGCTTCGGCCAGGACGGCATGCCGCCGGGTATGCGCGGCGCCCCGCGCGGCGGCGGCCGTGGCGGTGTCGTCAGCGGCCAGGGCTCCGGCTTCTTCGTCTCGGCGGACGGCTTTGCCGTGACCAACAACCATGTCGTCGACGGCGCCGACAAGGTCGAGGTCACCACCGATGGCGGCCAGACCTACACCGCCAAGGTGATCGGCACCGACCCGCGCACCGACCTCGCGCTGATCAAGGTCGAGGGCGGCAGCAACTTCCCGTTCGCCAAATTGTCGGAAACCAAGCCGCGGATCGGCGACTGGGTACTGGCGGTCGGCAATCCGTTCGGCCTCGGCGGCACCGTGACCTCCGGCATCGTCTCGGCCAGTGGTCGCGACATCGGCTCCGGCCCGTATGATGATTTCATCCAGATCGACGCCGCGGTGAACAAGGGCAATTCCGGCGGCCCCGCGTTCGACACCTCCGGCGAAGTGATGGGCGTCAACACGGCGATCTACTCGCCGTCCGGCGGCAGCGTCGGCATCGCGTTCTCGATTCCCGCCTCCACCGTGCAGACAGTGATCACCCAGCTCAAGGACAAGGGCAGCGTCAGCCGCGGCTGGATCGGCGTGCAGATCCAGCCGGTGACGCAGGACATCGCCGACAGCCTCGGCCTGAAGAAGGCCGAAGGCGCGCTGGTGGCGGAGCCGCAGGCCGATGGTCCGGCGGCGAAGGCCGGCATCCAGTCGGGTGACGTCATCACCGCGGTGAATGGCACCCCGGTCAAGGATGCCCGTGAACTCGCCCGCACCATCGGCGGCTTCGCGCCGGGCAATTCGGTCAAGATCAACGTGCTGCAGAAGGGCCAGGACAAGGTTCTGACCCTGACGCTGGGCCAGCTGCCGAACACGGTGGAAGCCAAGGCCGATCTCGACCAGGGCGATCGCGGCAACTCGTCCCGCGGCACCAATGAGCCGCGGCTCGGCCTGACGGTGGCCCCGTCGAGCAGTGTCGCCGGCGCCGGCCGCGATGGCGTCGTGGTGACCGAGGTCGATCCGAAGAGCCCCGCGGCGGAGCGTGGCTTCAAGGAAGGCGACGTCATTCTCGAAGTCGCCGGCAAGAATGTCACCAGCCCCGGTGACGTGCGCGAGGCGATCGTCGCCGCGCGTAACGACAACAAGAACAGCGTGCTGATCCGGGTTCGCTCCGGCGGTTCCTCGCGCTTCGTCGCGGTCCCGCTCGCCAAAGGCTGA
- a CDS encoding response regulator transcription factor, translating into MRLLIIEDDRESADYLVKAFREVGHIADHASDGDEGFALADSGDYDVLVVDRMLPKRDGLSVIGGLREKGNHTPALILSALGQVDDRIKGLRAGGDDYLPKPYAFAELLARVEVLSRRNGGPTEETSYRVGDLELDRLSHRVTRGTEELTLQPREFRLLEYLMKHAGQVVTRTMLLENVWDYHFDPQTNVIDVHISRLRSKIDKGFERPLLHTIRGAGYMIRDGVK; encoded by the coding sequence ATGCGATTGCTCATCATCGAAGACGACCGCGAATCCGCCGACTACCTGGTCAAGGCGTTTCGCGAGGTCGGCCACATCGCCGACCACGCCAGCGATGGCGACGAAGGCTTTGCGCTGGCCGACAGCGGTGACTACGACGTGCTGGTGGTCGATCGCATGCTGCCCAAGCGCGACGGGCTGTCGGTGATCGGCGGCTTGCGCGAGAAGGGCAATCACACCCCGGCGCTGATCCTGTCGGCGCTCGGCCAGGTCGATGACCGCATCAAGGGCCTGCGCGCCGGCGGCGATGACTACCTGCCGAAGCCCTATGCCTTTGCCGAGCTGCTGGCGCGCGTCGAGGTGCTGTCACGGCGCAATGGCGGCCCCACCGAAGAGACCAGCTACCGCGTCGGCGACCTCGAACTCGACCGCCTGTCGCATCGCGTCACCCGCGGCACCGAAGAACTGACGCTGCAGCCGCGCGAGTTCCGGTTGCTCGAATATCTGATGAAGCACGCCGGCCAGGTCGTGACCCGCACCATGCTGCTGGAGAACGTCTGGGACTATCATTTCGACCCGCAGACCAACGTCATCGACGTTCACATCTCGCGGCTGCGCAGCAAGATCGACAAGGGTTTTGAACGCCCGCTGCTGCACACCATCCGCGGCGCGGGCTATATGATCCGGGACGGCGTGAAGTAG
- a CDS encoding DUF4174 domain-containing protein, whose amino-acid sequence MKRVTTALVLGLSLGAALPAEARDTPLAGYRWKNRVLVVVAPSRQDGNLVAQRRIFEQNAKGMAERQIVLIEAAGDDERARGIRAQLGADDKAFKVLLVGKDGNTAASSTKPFSAAELFGKVDAMPMRRDEMRR is encoded by the coding sequence ATGAAGCGCGTCACCACAGCCCTGGTTCTGGGCCTTTCGCTGGGAGCGGCCCTGCCCGCGGAGGCCAGGGACACGCCGCTGGCCGGCTATCGCTGGAAGAATCGCGTGCTGGTGGTGGTGGCGCCGAGCCGCCAGGACGGCAATCTGGTCGCGCAGCGCCGCATCTTCGAGCAGAATGCAAAGGGCATGGCAGAGCGCCAGATCGTGCTGATCGAAGCCGCCGGCGACGACGAGCGCGCGCGCGGAATTCGCGCTCAGCTCGGCGCAGACGACAAGGCGTTTAAAGTTTTGCTGGTCGGCAAGGATGGCAACACGGCGGCATCCTCGACAAAGCCGTTCAGCGCCGCGGAATTGTTCGGGAAGGTAGACGCCATGCCAATGCGCCGCGACGAGATGCGGCGCTAG